Proteins from a single region of Chryseobacterium sp. W4I1:
- a CDS encoding T9SS type A sorting domain-containing protein, which translates to MKKLSLISLGILASLQFTNAQVISSKKWTDLFSYNNVLAMKEDNGKIIAATENGIFYYTISTGEITKLSKANGLHDISISAFDYDPQTKIAVIGYENGSMDVVTPQEIKYIVDIPIATGYNGSKKINHISITGNQAVISVGYGVSIFNLNKKEFGDSAFFTTGGVYEASNEATILGNKVYSVTNTGLKTHEMNTTFPVFSTWTTEIPGSFKHIDSEASSLIYSSATSAFIYNNGTGTPLPAAFGNIQDIVLTPNSIVVTDNRIYTFGLNGISTGAVSLGEDCNTAITVSGKIYGGTILSGIKEESGTTYKPSGPYSNSSSSINLYDNNQMLVSAGSRENRYNQPAQNPKKPGFYYFNGTEWMRPSFFSTTTAPINVMDAVFNPADNSELFFTNYTITAQGVYKMKYNSGTKDFDFVKSYNLGSPGDYSHRPVGFASDPQNNLFVSFGFNYGSPSIGIYDRAADDFVIKKFGITSDGIQKPIYHENMLWIPTPRTNNFVTYDYKNATNLSDDTDYILSDANGLAGNSRGTLSVAFDKSGDAWIGTDSGLRIMTNAAATIKDPDPKVEPIIIEQGGIGEELFRDAQVLQIEVDAGDYKWLSIDGGGVYYLSSDGQKTIKHFTKENSPLPTNSVTDIKVDRKTGKVYFVTFNGIVAYQGDVGDVNANFGNVVAYPNPVVYSNFKGKVTIKGLAEKTNIRITDAAGNVIHSAVARGGYYEWDLNNMKGNRVASGIYFVLMTNEDGSDKATAKIAVVN; encoded by the coding sequence ATGAAAAAACTCTCTTTAATTTCTCTTGGTATTTTAGCATCCCTGCAGTTCACGAATGCGCAGGTCATTTCATCAAAAAAATGGACGGATCTTTTTTCCTACAATAATGTCTTAGCCATGAAGGAAGACAATGGGAAAATAATCGCTGCCACAGAAAACGGGATATTCTACTATACAATCTCAACAGGAGAGATTACAAAGCTGTCAAAAGCCAACGGTCTCCATGATATCAGCATATCTGCCTTCGATTATGATCCACAGACCAAAATAGCTGTGATAGGTTATGAGAATGGTTCTATGGATGTCGTGACCCCACAGGAGATCAAATATATTGTTGATATTCCTATTGCAACGGGTTATAATGGAAGTAAAAAAATTAATCATATTTCCATTACAGGGAATCAGGCTGTAATTTCTGTAGGTTATGGAGTTTCCATATTTAATTTAAATAAAAAAGAATTCGGAGATTCTGCATTCTTTACTACGGGCGGAGTATACGAAGCAAGTAATGAAGCGACTATTTTAGGTAATAAGGTGTATTCTGTAACCAATACCGGTCTGAAAACCCACGAAATGAACACTACATTTCCTGTATTCTCTACATGGACAACAGAAATACCCGGATCTTTCAAACATATTGATTCAGAAGCTTCATCTCTTATTTATTCTTCTGCAACCTCTGCATTCATCTACAACAATGGAACAGGAACACCGCTTCCTGCAGCTTTTGGGAACATTCAGGATATTGTTTTAACACCAAACAGTATCGTAGTAACAGACAACAGAATCTATACATTTGGTTTAAACGGAATATCTACAGGGGCAGTAAGTTTAGGAGAAGACTGCAACACTGCGATTACCGTTAGTGGAAAAATATATGGAGGAACCATATTATCCGGAATAAAAGAAGAAAGTGGTACTACTTACAAGCCATCAGGTCCCTATTCAAATTCTTCCAGTAGTATTAATCTGTATGATAATAATCAGATGCTGGTTTCAGCAGGGTCAAGAGAAAACAGATATAATCAACCTGCTCAAAATCCTAAAAAACCAGGTTTCTATTATTTTAATGGCACTGAATGGATGCGTCCTTCTTTCTTTTCAACAACTACCGCTCCAATCAATGTAATGGATGCCGTGTTTAATCCGGCAGACAACAGCGAGTTATTTTTCACAAATTATACGATAACTGCTCAAGGAGTCTATAAAATGAAATACAATTCAGGCACTAAAGATTTTGATTTCGTTAAGAGTTATAATTTAGGATCTCCCGGTGATTATTCACACCGTCCGGTAGGTTTTGCAAGTGATCCTCAGAATAATCTGTTTGTTTCTTTCGGTTTCAACTACGGAAGTCCTTCAATAGGTATTTATGACAGAGCAGCTGATGATTTTGTCATCAAAAAGTTTGGGATAACAAGTGATGGTATTCAAAAACCAATCTATCATGAAAATATGCTTTGGATTCCTACTCCAAGAACCAATAATTTTGTCACATACGATTATAAAAATGCCACAAACCTTTCTGACGACACAGACTATATATTAAGTGACGCTAATGGGCTTGCAGGAAATTCAAGAGGAACACTTTCTGTAGCTTTTGATAAATCCGGAGATGCTTGGATAGGTACAGACAGCGGCCTAAGGATAATGACCAATGCAGCTGCTACAATCAAAGATCCAGATCCAAAAGTGGAGCCAATCATTATAGAACAAGGCGGAATTGGAGAGGAGCTTTTCAGGGATGCTCAGGTTCTGCAAATAGAAGTAGATGCAGGAGACTATAAATGGCTATCTATAGATGGCGGCGGCGTATATTACCTTTCCTCTGATGGCCAGAAGACCATCAAGCACTTTACGAAAGAAAATTCACCTCTTCCAACCAATTCCGTCACCGATATTAAAGTAGATAGAAAAACAGGGAAAGTTTACTTTGTCACATTTAATGGCATTGTAGCTTACCAGGGAGATGTTGGAGATGTCAATGCCAACTTCGGAAACGTAGTGGCCTATCCTAATCCTGTAGTTTATTCCAACTTTAAAGGAAAAGTGACCATTAAAGGACTTGCGGAAAAAACAAATATCAGAATCACTGATGCAGCAGGAAATGTAATACACTCTGCTGTAGCCAGAGGTGGTTATTATGAATGGGACCTTAATAATATGAAAGGTAACAGAGTGGCTTCAGGTATTTATTTCGTATTGATGACTAATGAAGACGGATCAGATAAGGCTACCGCAAAAATAGCTGTGGTTAATTAA
- a CDS encoding bifunctional UDP-sugar hydrolase/5'-nucleotidase: MDRKSFLKVIGGGSLAAALAPNMMMAEELKFNPFKSANKLTILHTNDQHSRIEPFDASYTKNPNQGGFARRASLIQQIRNQESNVLLLDSGDIFQGTPYFNFFGGELEFKLMSMMKYDASTMGNHDFDNSLDGFLKVLPNAKFPFICSNYDFKNTVLDGKTSQYKIFNKNGIKVGIFGVGIQLDGLVGKKQYGETVYSDPVDVAQHYSNFLKNEQKCDLVICLSHIGYDYKDEPNKISDKILAAKTENIDIILGGHTHTFLPEPQTFTNRQGKNVLVNQVGWAGLLLGRIDFYFDANKNVKHISWNNQAIDSSITA, translated from the coding sequence ATGGATAGAAAAAGTTTTTTAAAAGTAATAGGTGGTGGGTCTTTAGCAGCAGCTTTAGCTCCCAATATGATGATGGCGGAAGAATTGAAATTCAATCCTTTTAAATCCGCAAATAAACTGACGATCCTTCATACCAATGATCAGCATAGCAGAATTGAGCCTTTTGATGCCAGCTACACCAAAAATCCCAATCAGGGCGGTTTTGCAAGAAGGGCAAGTTTAATTCAACAGATAAGAAATCAGGAAAGCAATGTTCTGCTTCTTGATTCCGGTGATATCTTCCAGGGAACTCCTTATTTCAACTTTTTTGGAGGTGAACTGGAGTTTAAATTAATGTCCATGATGAAATATGATGCTTCAACGATGGGAAACCACGATTTTGATAACAGCCTGGACGGGTTCTTAAAGGTACTACCGAATGCGAAGTTCCCTTTTATCTGCTCAAATTACGATTTCAAAAATACAGTACTGGACGGAAAAACGTCACAGTATAAGATTTTTAACAAAAACGGAATAAAAGTAGGAATTTTTGGAGTGGGTATCCAGCTGGACGGTCTTGTCGGTAAAAAACAATACGGAGAAACTGTATACTCAGATCCTGTAGATGTGGCACAGCATTATTCCAATTTCCTGAAAAACGAACAAAAATGTGATCTTGTGATCTGCCTTTCTCATATCGGCTACGATTACAAAGACGAACCTAATAAAATAAGTGATAAAATTCTGGCTGCCAAAACGGAAAATATTGATATTATCTTAGGTGGGCATACCCATACTTTCTTACCTGAACCTCAAACCTTCACCAACAGACAGGGTAAAAATGTTCTGGTAAATCAAGTCGGATGGGCGGGTCTTCTTCTGGGCAGAATAGATTTTTACTTCGACGCAAATAAAAACGTAAAGCATATTTCCTGGAATAACCAGGCAATAGACAGCAGTATAACCGCATAA
- a CDS encoding 5'-nucleotidase C-terminal domain-containing protein: MKNKFLLLGIALATLTACKTASTLQLADVKTQKNISINNELKNDEAFVKVIEPYKQKLDKEMNQKISHTSIDLTKQGDNSNLGNLLADYTFEGADVWTKKNLQKNVDAALINIGGIRTTIGSGDILLKSVFEVMPFENEVIIVKMKGADLQGLFDYYAKTQVNNPVSHLYIETNNGQLTQSLINGKPVVPTQDYYIATSDYLALGGDNMKFFSKGESISTGIRLRDLFIEYFKKTSEVVPSTDIRLNFIGKK; this comes from the coding sequence ATGAAAAATAAATTCTTGTTACTAGGAATTGCTCTGGCTACACTTACTGCCTGCAAAACAGCTTCAACGCTGCAGCTGGCGGATGTAAAGACGCAGAAAAATATTTCTATTAATAACGAGCTAAAGAATGATGAGGCGTTTGTAAAAGTTATTGAACCTTATAAGCAGAAACTGGACAAGGAGATGAATCAGAAGATCTCACATACCAGCATAGATCTTACAAAGCAAGGAGATAACAGCAATCTGGGTAATCTTTTGGCTGACTACACCTTTGAAGGAGCTGATGTGTGGACGAAAAAGAATCTTCAGAAAAATGTAGATGCTGCTCTGATCAATATCGGAGGAATCCGTACTACGATCGGAAGTGGAGATATTCTTTTGAAAAGTGTCTTTGAAGTAATGCCTTTTGAAAATGAAGTAATCATTGTAAAAATGAAAGGAGCAGATCTTCAGGGGCTTTTTGATTATTATGCAAAAACACAGGTAAACAACCCGGTCTCTCATTTATATATTGAAACGAATAACGGGCAGCTTACCCAATCCCTGATTAATGGAAAGCCTGTAGTTCCAACTCAGGATTATTATATTGCTACTTCAGATTATCTGGCGCTGGGCGGAGATAATATGAAGTTCTTTTCCAAAGGAGAATCAATCTCTACAGGAATAAGATTAAGAGATCTTTTCATAGAATATTTCAAGAAAACTTCAGAAGTAGTTCCCAGTACAGACATTCGTTTAAATTTTATCGGTAAGAAATAA
- the dapA gene encoding 4-hydroxy-tetrahydrodipicolinate synthase: protein MSILKGVGVALVTPFNEDLSVDFESLTKLVEYNIENGTNYLVVLGTTAEAATLSDEEKKQVIEHIIKVNNKRLPLVLGIGGNNTLEVKKQIEEADLSAFDAVLSVSPYYNKPNQEGLYQHYKMLASTGKKIIIYNVPSRTGQNVEADTTIRLANEFPNLFMIKEAAPNILQYFDILRKKPEGFSLVSGDDEYTLPVTLAGGNGVISVIGQGYPKEFSTMVQLAFDGKVKEAYEIHNKLVEITRLIFAEGNPCGIKVILAEKGIIKNYLRLPLVKASEGLHAKIKAEMANI from the coding sequence ATGAGCATTTTAAAAGGAGTAGGTGTTGCGTTAGTAACGCCCTTTAATGAAGATTTATCCGTAGATTTCGAGAGTTTAACAAAACTTGTTGAATATAATATCGAAAACGGAACCAATTATTTAGTTGTTTTGGGAACTACAGCAGAAGCTGCAACGCTTTCTGATGAGGAAAAGAAACAGGTAATTGAGCATATCATTAAGGTTAATAATAAACGTCTTCCTTTAGTTTTGGGAATAGGTGGCAATAATACTCTTGAAGTCAAGAAACAGATAGAAGAAGCAGATCTTTCTGCGTTCGATGCAGTACTTTCCGTATCTCCATATTATAATAAGCCTAATCAGGAAGGACTTTATCAGCACTATAAAATGCTGGCTTCTACAGGAAAAAAAATCATTATTTACAACGTTCCATCCAGAACAGGGCAGAACGTTGAGGCAGATACTACCATCCGTCTGGCCAATGAATTTCCAAACCTATTCATGATTAAAGAAGCAGCTCCGAACATTCTTCAGTATTTCGATATCTTAAGAAAGAAACCTGAAGGTTTTTCATTGGTTTCCGGAGATGATGAATATACACTTCCTGTAACTTTAGCAGGTGGAAACGGAGTAATTTCTGTGATTGGACAAGGATATCCAAAAGAGTTTTCTACCATGGTTCAATTGGCTTTTGATGGAAAAGTAAAAGAAGCCTACGAAATTCACAATAAGTTAGTAGAGATCACAAGACTTATTTTTGCAGAAGGTAACCCTTGCGGAATTAAGGTAATCCTGGCTGAAAAAGGAATCATTAAAAATTACCTGAGACTTCCTTTAGTTAAAGCTTCAGAAGGGCTGCATGCTAAGATAAAAGCTGAAATGGCGAATATTTAA
- a CDS encoding GNAT family N-acetyltransferase — protein sequence MKLIKATEKDIPLIQDLAKRSWENAYAEILSAEQMEYMLSEMYSEAEIGNHLQNKNYHYYLIQDEGNGSYEGFIGYECNYEEGTTKLHRIYLVPESKGKGFGKEALRFLNQKVTENGNNRIILNVNKYNAARNFYESQGYTVYGEGVFDIGQGYVMDDFLMEFLIHE from the coding sequence ATGAAATTAATAAAAGCAACAGAAAAAGACATTCCTCTTATCCAGGATCTGGCGAAAAGATCATGGGAAAATGCGTATGCTGAAATACTTTCTGCAGAACAGATGGAGTATATGCTTTCAGAAATGTATTCCGAAGCGGAGATTGGCAACCATCTTCAGAATAAAAATTATCATTATTATCTGATTCAGGACGAAGGAAATGGTTCCTATGAAGGATTTATTGGATATGAATGTAATTATGAAGAGGGAACAACCAAGCTTCACCGGATTTATTTAGTTCCGGAAAGTAAAGGAAAAGGTTTTGGAAAAGAAGCACTTCGGTTCCTGAATCAGAAAGTCACTGAAAATGGTAACAACAGGATCATTTTGAATGTTAATAAGTATAATGCTGCCAGAAACTTTTATGAATCCCAAGGATATACCGTTTATGGAGAGGGTGTTTTTGATATAGGCCAGGGATATGTAATGGATGATTTTCTTATGGAATTCTTAATTCACGAATAA
- a CDS encoding AraC family transcriptional regulator — protein sequence MKMYVKFDFNALCKKVLDEKLKEHGLKYRLLNFGEVEFFEPITQEQHSLFKKNLEDYGIEIIESQKTALVQKIKDAIVELVFSENAVPVKASIYIAEKLNHSYGYLSNLFSEVAFTSIENFIILQKIEYAKELIINNKQSLTEIAHKLNYSSVAHLSTQFKNTTGITPSQFLKIITKRRKIQSMLINSEMLYE from the coding sequence ATGAAAATGTATGTAAAATTTGATTTCAATGCGCTCTGTAAGAAAGTATTGGATGAAAAACTCAAAGAGCATGGACTGAAATACCGCCTGCTGAACTTCGGGGAAGTGGAATTCTTTGAACCTATAACCCAAGAGCAGCATAGTCTTTTTAAGAAGAATCTTGAAGATTATGGCATAGAGATTATTGAAAGCCAGAAAACGGCTTTAGTGCAGAAAATAAAGGATGCTATCGTAGAACTTGTTTTTTCTGAAAATGCTGTTCCCGTAAAAGCATCTATTTATATTGCAGAAAAGCTGAATCACAGTTACGGGTATCTTTCCAACCTTTTTTCAGAGGTTGCTTTTACCTCTATAGAAAACTTTATTATTCTGCAGAAGATTGAATATGCAAAAGAGCTGATCATCAACAATAAGCAGAGCCTTACAGAGATTGCTCATAAGCTGAATTATTCAAGTGTAGCCCATTTGAGTACTCAATTTAAAAATACAACCGGGATCACACCTTCTCAGTTTCTGAAGATCATTACCAAAAGAAGGAAGATCCAAAGTATGCTTATTAATTCTGAAATGCTGTATGAATAA
- a CDS encoding response regulator codes for MNKEYLNVIVADDDEGTIIFFKSIFKSLKIGVKSQCFLNGKELIEYLDSNEAIIPELILINYNIHGKSSADLLNEIKADPRFSNMVIAVYADQISENEIEEILVNGAHIFMKKPETYEGLKKSLTEIITINWQYHTSGFNKDNFIMKV; via the coding sequence ATGAATAAGGAATACCTGAATGTAATAGTGGCAGATGATGATGAAGGGACTATCATTTTCTTTAAAAGCATATTCAAGAGCTTAAAAATAGGGGTAAAATCCCAGTGTTTCTTAAATGGCAAAGAACTTATAGAATATCTGGACAGCAATGAAGCTATTATTCCGGAATTGATTTTAATTAATTATAATATTCACGGAAAAAGCTCTGCGGATTTATTGAACGAAATAAAAGCTGATCCCAGATTCAGTAATATGGTAATTGCAGTATATGCTGATCAGATTTCTGAAAATGAAATAGAGGAAATCCTGGTGAATGGAGCTCATATTTTTATGAAAAAACCTGAGACGTATGAAGGACTGAAAAAGTCACTTACAGAAATTATTACAATAAACTGGCAGTATCATACCTCCGGATTCAATAAAGATAATTTCATCATGAAAGTGTGA
- the recG gene encoding ATP-dependent DNA helicase RecG → MTLETSIEYVKGIGPDRAKLIKNVLGLSTVDDLLNFYPIRYLDKSKVFKISQLEESSVEIQLKGRITQVQEIQTGKTKRLSAKFNDDTGSMDLVWFQYSKWLKEQIPINREVYIFGKINVFNRQFSMPHPEIEGEENKEGDNRLKPIYPSSEKLTKRGLNQRFFQIVLRNICKEIPNLIEENFPDYLMKAFKFLSRQHTFLNIHFPKDMMHYEKADNRLKFEESFFFQLGYALKKLHHKTHSPGNPFPIVGHHFNDFYNHHIPFDLTGAQKRVLKEIRIDMKRPIQMNRLLQGDVGSGKTMVALLTMLIAMDNGFQSCIMAPTEILAQQHFNGIKDLLAATDINVRLLTGSSKTSERKIIHEELENGTLSILIGTHAVLEDKVKFKNLGLAIIDEQHRFGVAQRAKLWAKNKIPPHILVMTATPIPRTLAMSFYSDLDVSVIDEMPVGRKPIVTAHRREKDRTYVYNFCRNEIKKGRQVYFVYPLIEESETLDYKNLMEGLEHVMNAFSDYNVSMLHGKMKPAEKDIAMNYFASGEAEIMVATTVIEVGVNVPNASVMVIESSERFGLSQLHQLRGRVGRGAEQSYCILMTSDKLSKESRIRIRTMTETNDGFKISEVDMQLRGPGDILGTQQSGVVDFKRLDLVNDSAIIKTTKNTVDKILETDPHLLNPDNLIIKNYYLRYYKGKNKWSKIS, encoded by the coding sequence GTGACTTTAGAAACTTCTATAGAATACGTAAAAGGAATTGGTCCTGATAGAGCCAAACTCATCAAAAATGTGTTGGGTCTTTCAACCGTTGACGACCTTCTGAACTTCTACCCTATCCGTTATCTGGATAAGAGTAAGGTATTTAAAATTTCTCAGCTCGAGGAAAGCAGTGTTGAAATACAGCTGAAAGGAAGAATCACACAAGTACAGGAAATCCAAACCGGGAAAACGAAAAGACTTTCGGCAAAGTTCAATGATGATACCGGATCGATGGATCTCGTGTGGTTCCAGTATTCAAAATGGCTTAAGGAACAGATACCGATTAACCGTGAAGTTTATATTTTCGGTAAGATCAATGTTTTTAACCGTCAGTTTTCTATGCCGCACCCCGAAATAGAAGGAGAGGAAAACAAAGAGGGTGACAACCGTTTGAAACCCATCTATCCAAGTTCGGAAAAGCTAACTAAAAGAGGACTGAATCAAAGGTTTTTTCAAATTGTTTTAAGAAATATATGTAAAGAAATTCCGAATCTTATTGAAGAAAATTTTCCGGATTATCTGATGAAAGCATTTAAGTTTTTATCGAGGCAACATACTTTTTTAAACATTCATTTCCCAAAGGATATGATGCATTATGAAAAAGCCGACAACAGGCTGAAGTTTGAAGAATCATTCTTTTTTCAGCTGGGATATGCCCTGAAAAAACTTCATCACAAAACCCATTCACCAGGAAATCCATTTCCAATTGTGGGTCATCATTTCAATGATTTTTATAATCATCATATTCCTTTTGATCTTACCGGTGCCCAGAAGCGGGTTTTAAAAGAGATCCGTATTGACATGAAGAGACCTATTCAGATGAACAGGCTTCTACAGGGCGATGTAGGATCCGGAAAAACAATGGTGGCTCTACTTACCATGCTGATTGCAATGGATAACGGTTTTCAGAGCTGTATAATGGCGCCTACAGAAATTCTTGCCCAACAGCATTTTAACGGTATAAAAGATCTTTTAGCTGCAACAGATATCAATGTGCGTCTTTTAACGGGTTCAAGCAAAACTTCAGAAAGAAAGATCATTCATGAAGAACTGGAAAATGGGACACTTTCTATATTGATAGGGACACACGCAGTTCTTGAAGATAAGGTAAAGTTTAAAAATCTTGGACTAGCCATTATTGATGAGCAGCATAGATTTGGGGTTGCACAGAGGGCCAAATTATGGGCAAAGAATAAAATTCCTCCACATATTCTGGTGATGACCGCTACTCCTATTCCAAGGACGCTGGCAATGAGCTTTTATTCGGATCTTGATGTTTCTGTTATTGATGAAATGCCTGTAGGAAGAAAACCTATCGTCACTGCTCACAGACGGGAAAAAGACAGAACTTATGTCTATAATTTCTGCAGGAATGAGATTAAAAAAGGGAGGCAGGTTTACTTTGTATATCCCCTGATCGAGGAATCTGAAACTTTAGATTACAAAAACCTGATGGAAGGTCTCGAGCATGTCATGAATGCATTTTCAGACTACAATGTCTCTATGCTTCACGGGAAAATGAAACCTGCAGAAAAAGATATTGCTATGAATTATTTTGCATCAGGAGAAGCAGAGATCATGGTAGCTACTACTGTAATTGAAGTAGGTGTAAATGTACCCAATGCTTCTGTCATGGTAATAGAAAGTTCGGAAAGGTTCGGGCTTTCCCAGCTTCACCAGCTGCGTGGCCGTGTAGGAAGAGGTGCAGAGCAGAGTTACTGTATTCTTATGACTTCTGATAAATTATCGAAGGAGAGCAGAATCCGCATCAGAACAATGACGGAAACCAATGATGGCTTTAAAATTTCTGAGGTGGATATGCAGCTCAGAGGCCCGGGAGATATTCTGGGAACGCAACAGAGCGGAGTGGTAGATTTTAAAAGGCTGGATCTTGTGAATGATTCTGCCATTATCAAAACCACAAAAAATACGGTTGATAAAATCCTGGAAACAGATCCGCATCTTCTAAATCCGGATAATCTGATCATCAAAAATTATTATCTGAGGTACTACAAGGGAAAAAATAAATGGAGCAAAATCTCATAA
- a CDS encoding thioredoxin fold domain-containing protein, with protein sequence MKKIISIFLLLLVTFSFAQVKWMTIEEALKAQKENPKKILIDFYADWCGPCKIMDKKTYGHDVIAQILNENFYPVKFNAEEKKTIDVFGRTFSNENTEHKKGKNSLHEFTQYMNVGAVPSTVFLDEKGGPITILQGELSAKELEPYLEFISKDLFKKIRSREQWEDYQKKFKSKIKD encoded by the coding sequence ATGAAGAAAATTATAAGCATATTCCTTCTACTTTTAGTCACATTTAGTTTTGCCCAGGTCAAGTGGATGACGATTGAAGAAGCCTTAAAAGCTCAAAAAGAAAATCCAAAAAAGATCCTGATCGATTTTTATGCAGATTGGTGTGGCCCATGCAAGATCATGGATAAAAAAACATATGGCCACGATGTGATTGCCCAGATCTTAAATGAAAATTTTTATCCTGTAAAGTTTAATGCTGAAGAAAAAAAGACAATAGATGTTTTTGGAAGAACCTTTTCCAATGAAAATACTGAACATAAAAAGGGCAAAAATTCGCTCCACGAATTTACTCAGTATATGAATGTAGGTGCAGTTCCCAGCACTGTTTTTTTAGATGAAAAAGGAGGTCCAATCACTATCCTGCAAGGAGAATTGTCTGCAAAGGAACTTGAGCCTTATTTAGAATTTATCTCTAAAGACCTCTTTAAAAAGATCCGTTCAAGGGAACAATGGGAAGATTATCAGAAAAAGTTCAAATCTAAGATCAAAGATTAA
- a CDS encoding peptide MFS transporter: protein MSLTLDEIQNFKGKYPRQIWSLFFSEMWERFCFYGMRGMLVFFMISQLNFHEKEANLQYGATQAFVYAFTFIGGLFADKILGFRKSLFWGGLLMIVGSLILATDPHKFFFLGIAFTVVGTGFFKPNISSMVGQLYKPNDSRADAGFSLFYAGINLGALLGGYLCIAIGKGEVLGNIIPEAMRWNVAFGLAAIVMVISLINFVFTQRSLGTIGLQPGHPLAEVKAAPISKWKEYGVYVLSLVFVPIIMKMVAKTEYTDYFMWVIGPLTLIYLFYEMSKVTASERKKLWAALVFIIFSIIFWGIYEQSGGSLSIFAAKNLNKDLLGLDPNGVNNSGGAFFIIFLAPLIGLLWIWLNKRKIEPNTIVKFGLGFIFLGIGYYVLFATRLFADLQGVTSLNFFTLALLIITLGELCLSPIGLSIMTKLSTKNLQGMMMGMWFLASAYGQYVAGIIGAGLATAKEGSTNYDALITYTDGYKQLGLYAVIAGVVLILISPFVKKLMQEVK, encoded by the coding sequence ATGAGCTTAACTCTAGATGAAATACAAAATTTCAAAGGAAAATATCCCAGACAGATCTGGAGCCTGTTTTTCTCTGAAATGTGGGAACGTTTCTGTTTCTACGGAATGCGCGGAATGCTGGTTTTCTTTATGATCTCCCAGCTTAATTTCCATGAAAAAGAAGCCAATCTCCAATATGGAGCCACCCAGGCATTTGTTTATGCCTTCACCTTTATCGGTGGGCTTTTTGCCGATAAAATTCTTGGATTTAGAAAATCTCTCTTTTGGGGTGGACTTTTAATGATTGTGGGAAGTTTAATTCTGGCCACCGATCCCCATAAATTCTTTTTCCTTGGAATTGCATTTACCGTAGTGGGAACAGGTTTCTTTAAACCCAATATCTCATCTATGGTAGGACAGCTTTACAAGCCGAACGACTCAAGGGCAGATGCCGGTTTTTCTCTATTTTATGCAGGGATCAATCTGGGAGCTTTACTAGGTGGTTATCTATGTATTGCTATTGGAAAAGGAGAAGTGTTAGGTAATATTATTCCAGAAGCAATGCGATGGAATGTTGCTTTCGGACTAGCTGCAATAGTAATGGTCATTAGCCTTATCAATTTTGTATTTACTCAAAGAAGCCTGGGGACAATAGGTCTTCAGCCAGGACATCCTTTAGCAGAAGTAAAAGCTGCTCCTATTTCAAAATGGAAAGAATATGGAGTGTATGTTTTATCACTGGTTTTTGTTCCGATTATCATGAAGATGGTAGCCAAAACGGAATATACAGATTATTTTATGTGGGTTATCGGCCCTTTGACGCTGATCTATCTGTTTTATGAGATGTCTAAAGTAACTGCCTCAGAGCGTAAAAAACTTTGGGCGGCCCTGGTTTTCATTATTTTCTCTATTATATTCTGGGGAATTTATGAACAAAGCGGTGGTTCTTTAAGTATTTTCGCTGCTAAAAACTTAAATAAAGACCTTCTGGGATTAGATCCAAATGGGGTAAACAACTCAGGAGGTGCATTTTTCATTATTTTCCTTGCCCCTCTGATCGGTCTTCTTTGGATATGGCTGAACAAAAGAAAAATTGAACCAAATACCATCGTTAAATTCGGTTTAGGATTTATTTTCCTTGGAATTGGGTACTATGTTTTATTTGCAACCAGGCTCTTTGCTGACCTTCAGGGCGTAACATCGTTGAACTTCTTCACATTGGCATTATTGATTATCACCCTTGGAGAACTATGTCTGTCACCGATTGGGCTATCGATTATGACAAAGCTTTCCACGAAGAATCTTCAGGGAATGATGATGGGAATGTGGTTCCTGGCCTCAGCTTACGGACAGTATGTTGCCGGAATTATTGGAGCCGGACTAGCCACCGCAAAAGAAGGCTCTACAAACTATGATGCTTTAATCACTTATACTGATGGATATAAACAATTGGGATTATATGCGGTAATTGCCGGTGTGGTATTAATTTTGATATCTCCGTTTGTGAAAAAATTAATGCAGGAGGTAAAATAA